In Acidisarcina polymorpha, the DNA window GCATCGGGAGCTGTCGAGCCGGTCGTCTCGGGTTATGAAGACGAAGTTGAAGCGGGCCCAGTAGTTTATGAACAGACGATCGCGCCGGGGACAGGTCAGGCTGCATTCAGCGAGAACTTCACTGCTCGCGAGCACAGTCCCCGTAGCGCCGCTGCTGCCGAGCCGATCGTGCTCCCAGGCGAGTCGCTGTCGAGATACGGCGGTAAGCCGGCTGAGATTACTCCTAAAGTGGAAGGTCGCTCTGCGCCCACTCCGGCAGTTGCAAATGCATCCTTTAAGCCTTCCACTCTGGTGGAAGTCGTTCCCGGGTGGGACGGCGGCGCCGAGCTGCCAGGGGAGTCCTTGTCGCGATATCGTGGCAAGGCCACACAGACCGCCGTGCCGCCGGCATCGGAAATTGTGGAACACGCGTGGGGAACCCACTCTCATGAACCAGCCCCTGCGGTTGAAGAGCAACTCCCAGACCAATTCGGAGCGCCAACCCAGGAGCCGACAACCATACAGGATCCGCCTGCCATACAGGAGCCGTCAGCCATCGGGGACTATCCTGCTGTGATCGACCCCGAACAGCAAGTAGAGCATTCACTGATATCTACCGGCGAGTCGCAGGAATTCCCGGCACCGGTTGAAGATGGTACCCCTGCGCAAGCTCCGGTAGTCGCAGACCACGAGGTGGTTGACGCTGCTCCGCTGTCGGCGCAGGAGGTGGGTCCCGGCGAAGAAGGAGATCTGGAACCGGAAAATGCTTCGGCTTCCTACCGGATCGACCCGGTTGCGCCGAGCGAGTATCGCGTTTCTCCATTCCTCGATGAAGAAATTACGGCAGAGACTCAATCCGAAGAGCCGTCGCATTTTGTTCCGGAAGAGCTCGCGTCTCCTGTTGCCGTGCCCGAGGATCTTCCTGCGGCAGTCGTTGAGAATGAAGCAGCAATCGCGGAGAATGAAGCAGCAATCGGGGAAACTTCGACTGGTTCGTCCGCCGAAGAGCACCATGCGCAGCCGATTGAGACCGGCAATGTGAGCATCAGCGAGGATCTCGCAGCAGGGTTGCCCGAAGAGATCACTGCGCTCACTTACGAAGATGCAGTTGCTCCCCATGCTTCTCAAGAAGAATTAACGTCAGAAGCCGACCACCGGTTAGAAGCCGCCCATCCGTCGTTGGAACCAGCCAACGTGAGTGCGGGGCAGGCAGTGTTAGACGAGTTGCATGAAGTCTCTGAGATCGATTTTTTTGAAGAAGACGAGTTCGGGGATGGTCCTCAGGGATTCGCTCCAGGCTCCGGACCACTCGAGGAAGAGATCATCGATGAAGATGAATACGACTCCGAGCCCATTCGCGCCTATGCCGAGGAGAGCGATCTGGACGACCTGGAAGAAGAGACGCTCGACAACCTGGCTGGCGCCGAACTCAGCGAGATGGTGCGAGATGCTCACCTGGAAAAGCGGATTGGCGCATCGCCGGACGGGTTGGTGGAAGACGAAGAAGCCGAGTACGGCGAGGCGGACAGGGAAGTCGAAGAAGAGGACGAAGATGAGGCTGGCGAACCATCGCAGGCTGTTGCGGCGCCCCTTCCTGCGCGCCGTGACGGACGCCCCGATGATGCTCGCCGTGGCGGTCGCGGTCCACGGAGGCGTGGCCGCCCGAACGGCGGAGGCGCTGGCGGCGGCAGCCGGCGGGCAAATTCGCAGCTCTCCGATCTCCCGATCATCAGCGAGCTGCTGAAGCAGGGGCAGGAAATTCTGGTTCAGATCGCCAAGGAGCCGATCGCCAAGAAGGGCGCCCGCATCACCAGTCACATTGCGCTTCCTGGCCGCTTCCTGGTCTTCATGCCCACGG includes these proteins:
- a CDS encoding Rne/Rng family ribonuclease, with the protein product MAKEICISSTPHETRLAILEDDQLTEIYYERENEYTLAGSIYKGRVTRVLPGMQSAFVELGLERDAFLYVTDFMEEQEDSADFEKVPANGDVVRDPQPARESQQPVREPQAREPRPARSPIALETAPRVSADLHAKPQHLPGETGGGEDELQGTRRWRGRRGRRRGGRSQVPREGASPLPVERQPLASGAVEPVVSGYEDEVEAGPVVYEQTIAPGTGQAAFSENFTAREHSPRSAAAAEPIVLPGESLSRYGGKPAEITPKVEGRSAPTPAVANASFKPSTLVEVVPGWDGGAELPGESLSRYRGKATQTAVPPASEIVEHAWGTHSHEPAPAVEEQLPDQFGAPTQEPTTIQDPPAIQEPSAIGDYPAVIDPEQQVEHSLISTGESQEFPAPVEDGTPAQAPVVADHEVVDAAPLSAQEVGPGEEGDLEPENASASYRIDPVAPSEYRVSPFLDEEITAETQSEEPSHFVPEELASPVAVPEDLPAAVVENEAAIAENEAAIGETSTGSSAEEHHAQPIETGNVSISEDLAAGLPEEITALTYEDAVAPHASQEELTSEADHRLEAAHPSLEPANVSAGQAVLDELHEVSEIDFFEEDEFGDGPQGFAPGSGPLEEEIIDEDEYDSEPIRAYAEESDLDDLEEETLDNLAGAELSEMVRDAHLEKRIGASPDGLVEDEEAEYGEADREVEEEDEDEAGEPSQAVAAPLPARRDGRPDDARRGGRGPRRRGRPNGGGAGGGSRRANSQLSDLPIISELLKQGQEILVQIAKEPIAKKGARITSHIALPGRFLVFMPTVNHVGVSRKISSDEERQRLKRILISEKGANSGGFIVRTAADGASEEDLRADIRFLISLWNDIKQRADDAKAPALIYHDLNLIERVLRDQVSANFATIWVDNEAEYERIVRFLNRFEPSLVRRVKLYTKETPLFEQFGIQDEISKALKSKVWLKSGGSIVINQTEALVAIDINTGKYVGKTARLEDTILKTNLDAIPEIVRQIRLRDLGGIIVIDFIDMDERKNRHKVMAALEEELKLDRAPSKVLQFNDFGLVAITRKRVKQSLERTLSVQCEICAGTGMVKSPTTVCNEIYTELRKMQKHLERGDVLLRVHPEVVKTLKANNAKWLNELEELTGKTIIVKSDPALHPEQFDVQ